A single genomic interval of Candidatus Bathyarchaeum sp. harbors:
- a CDS encoding 30S ribosomal protein S9: MSKTKKVMVLSGKRKTAIARATVRLGKGRVRINNVPLEVYEPQIARDKILEPLLLTEDKVWNQLDINVTVAGGGYMGQAEAARMAVANSLLKWTKSTRLRTTLIDYDRTMLAGDPRRSEPKKFGGPGARARDQKSYR, encoded by the coding sequence ATGTCAAAAACAAAAAAAGTTATGGTTTTAAGTGGAAAACGAAAAACTGCAATAGCACGCGCAACAGTTAGACTTGGAAAAGGAAGAGTACGAATAAACAACGTACCCTTAGAAGTTTATGAACCTCAAATAGCACGAGACAAAATTCTTGAACCCTTACTGCTTACAGAAGACAAAGTCTGGAACCAACTTGACATAAACGTTACAGTAGCTGGTGGAGGCTACATGGGCCAAGCTGAAGCCGCTCGTATGGCAGTAGCCAACAGTTTACTAAAATGGACTAAAAGCACACGACTTCGAACCACTCTTATCGATTACGATCGAACCATGCTTGCAGGGGATCCTCGAAGAAGTGAACCCAAAAAGTTCGGAGGACCCGGCGCAAGGGCTAGGGATCAGAAAAGCTACCGGTAA
- a CDS encoding DNA-directed RNA polymerase subunit N: MIIPVRCFTCGKLVADVWEDFNKRVQAGEDPKKVLDSLGVTRYCCRRMVLGHIEISDSILRFYSEKANFNAQPY; encoded by the coding sequence ATTATCATCCCAGTTCGTTGTTTTACTTGTGGTAAGCTAGTTGCCGATGTATGGGAAGACTTCAATAAACGGGTTCAAGCCGGAGAAGACCCAAAAAAGGTTCTTGACAGTTTAGGCGTAACAAGATATTGCTGTCGTCGAATGGTTCTTGGACATATTGAAATTTCTGACAGTATTCTCCGCTTTTATAGCGAAAAAGCAAACTTTAATGCTCAACCATATTAG